The Echinicola rosea genome has a segment encoding these proteins:
- a CDS encoding ComEC/Rec2 family competence protein, whose product MKFNEFPFLRYVLFFMAGIVGYSVMGGMLSSAVLLAVIAMVLLIYLGFAIVNGNNKRYGFRAVFPVLAYLLLVIGGYTFSSWKDVTTHDDHLLHLGEVQGYLGEVLSLDEPKNSTYGNELAVKYVQTDTGYQKASGRVLIYHRLEKPLRPGDVVWVVGMPQCIAPPKNPKAFDYRKFMARKQVHHQHFLGDMVFRLGEVEKLSLFDPVILAREKLGRHLEETFEDSHALEVGKALLLGQKADLGEAVSEAYVTAGAMHVLAVSGLHVGMIYGFFLLFFKPSQLSRSKRVVFLTVVVVLIWVYAMLTGMSPSVMRAATMFTVLSLAQMQSRSPSVFNTLAISALLLMLFNPYIIFEVGFQLSYAAMFGILILQPAIVSIWLPKNKVLYYLWEITSVSIAAQLATFPLSAYYFHVFPNYFLLSNLWVIPNAFVVMAVGLPFMLLSLAGWTWGPLGWLLERLLQIMNSGVFLFDTLPYAQTDGITLKVTTVFLLWGLMVCLYLFLVRRKKAFAYGAVLVIFWLIAGSWWSYFGRDHQEQLYVYSLGEGVAMDYHSRDFAGSFQQLVPEKDLGYQVVPHRMVHQPSTCLPLAFAGQENEFLVFLPNGHVVMARNGGGMLMENTAVSAAFFDGDKWKKMNETSEFFTSKGAVRLIFE is encoded by the coding sequence TGGCCGTGATAGCAATGGTTTTACTGATTTATCTTGGGTTTGCGATCGTTAATGGTAACAATAAGCGTTACGGGTTTCGGGCGGTTTTTCCTGTTTTGGCCTACCTACTGTTGGTGATTGGTGGCTATACTTTTTCCAGCTGGAAAGATGTCACTACACACGATGACCATCTTTTGCATCTTGGAGAGGTACAGGGATATCTGGGAGAGGTGCTTTCGCTGGATGAGCCCAAGAACAGTACCTATGGGAATGAATTGGCTGTCAAGTATGTCCAAACGGACACGGGCTATCAAAAAGCCAGCGGAAGGGTGTTGATCTATCATCGGCTAGAAAAACCGTTGCGGCCGGGGGATGTGGTTTGGGTGGTCGGGATGCCACAGTGTATCGCTCCTCCCAAAAATCCCAAGGCGTTTGATTACCGGAAATTTATGGCCAGGAAGCAGGTGCATCACCAGCACTTTTTGGGAGACATGGTTTTCCGCTTGGGGGAAGTTGAAAAGCTTTCGCTGTTTGATCCGGTGATACTGGCACGGGAAAAACTTGGAAGGCACTTAGAGGAAACTTTTGAGGATAGTCATGCGCTGGAAGTGGGGAAAGCCCTGCTGCTAGGACAAAAAGCTGACTTGGGAGAAGCGGTCAGTGAGGCCTATGTCACTGCAGGAGCCATGCATGTGCTGGCGGTTTCTGGTTTGCATGTAGGGATGATCTATGGCTTTTTTCTATTGTTTTTTAAGCCTTCACAGCTTTCTAGGTCAAAACGAGTGGTGTTTTTGACCGTAGTGGTGGTGCTCATTTGGGTGTATGCCATGCTTACAGGAATGTCTCCATCTGTCATGCGGGCAGCGACGATGTTTACCGTGCTTTCGCTTGCCCAGATGCAGTCCAGAAGCCCTTCCGTGTTCAATACCTTGGCCATTTCAGCATTACTACTGATGCTCTTTAATCCGTACATAATCTTTGAAGTAGGGTTTCAGCTTTCCTATGCTGCCATGTTTGGTATTTTGATCTTGCAGCCGGCCATTGTGTCCATTTGGCTGCCCAAAAATAAGGTGCTGTATTATCTGTGGGAAATCACATCGGTCAGCATCGCTGCCCAGTTGGCCACTTTTCCGTTGTCGGCGTACTATTTTCACGTCTTCCCCAATTATTTTTTGCTGTCCAATCTGTGGGTCATTCCAAATGCTTTTGTGGTCATGGCAGTCGGTTTGCCGTTTATGTTGCTTTCATTGGCCGGCTGGACATGGGGGCCGTTGGGCTGGCTTCTGGAACGATTGCTACAAATCATGAACAGTGGTGTTTTCCTTTTTGACACCCTTCCTTATGCCCAGACTGATGGTATTACCCTAAAAGTGACGACCGTGTTTTTGCTTTGGGGGCTGATGGTCTGCCTTTACTTGTTTTTGGTAAGAAGAAAAAAAGCATTTGCCTATGGCGCCGTTTTGGTTATTTTTTGGCTTATTGCAGGGAGCTGGTGGTCGTATTTTGGCAGGGATCATCAAGAGCAGCTTTATGTGTATAGCCTTGGAGAGGGAGTGGCGATGGATTATCATTCCAGGGATTTTGCAGGTTCTTTTCAGCAATTAGTTCCCGAAAAGGACCTCGGTTATCAGGTCGTTCCCCACAGAATGGTGCACCAACCCTCTACATGCTTACCATTGGCTTTTGCAGGTCAAGAAAATGAATTTCTGGTTTTCTTGCCCAATGGCCATGTGGTGATGGCTCGGAATGGAGGGGGCATGTTGATGGAAAATACAGCGGTATCAGCCGCCTTTTTCGATGGCGACAAGTGGAAAAAAATGAATGAAACAAGTGAATTTTTCACCAGTAAGGGAGCCGTCAGGCTTATTTTTGAGTGA
- a CDS encoding enoyl-CoA hydratase/isomerase family protein, whose amino-acid sequence MEEQVKFEQKDRIGYVILARPEKRNALNAAMVSGLQQALDKCEAAGEVKVVIIKAEGKVFCSGADLQDIEKMQDNTFEENLDDSEKLKALFLRIYTFPKVVIAQVQGHALAGGCGLVSVCDFAYAVPSAKMGYTEVRIGFVPAMVLVFLLRKLGEGKAKELLLTGELVAAPVAREMGLVNDVFEIDELEGRVYQVAQGLIEQNSGDSMAMTKKMIAAVQDMSLEEALDYAAMMNAKARETADCKKGIRTFLDKKKIDW is encoded by the coding sequence ATGGAAGAGCAAGTAAAATTTGAGCAGAAAGACCGTATTGGCTACGTGATTTTGGCCAGGCCCGAAAAGCGAAATGCACTGAATGCTGCGATGGTCAGTGGACTTCAGCAGGCATTGGATAAGTGTGAGGCGGCCGGTGAGGTGAAGGTTGTCATTATCAAGGCAGAAGGCAAGGTGTTCTGCTCTGGTGCTGACCTGCAGGATATCGAAAAGATGCAGGATAATACGTTTGAGGAAAACCTAGACGATAGTGAAAAGCTCAAAGCGTTATTTCTCAGGATTTATACGTTTCCCAAAGTGGTCATCGCTCAAGTGCAGGGGCATGCGTTGGCGGGTGGCTGTGGGCTGGTTTCAGTGTGTGATTTTGCCTATGCTGTGCCCTCTGCCAAAATGGGATATACAGAGGTGAGGATTGGATTTGTGCCAGCGATGGTGCTGGTGTTTCTCTTGCGCAAGCTGGGAGAAGGAAAGGCCAAGGAGCTCTTGCTTACCGGGGAATTGGTGGCAGCACCTGTTGCTCGGGAGATGGGGCTTGTCAATGATGTTTTTGAGATAGATGAGCTGGAAGGGCGTGTTTACCAAGTGGCCCAAGGACTCATTGAGCAAAACTCCGGTGATTCCATGGCCATGACCAAAAAGATGATCGCTGCAGTTCAGGATATGTCCTTGGAAGAAGCCTTGGACTATGCGGCCATGATGAATGCAAAAGCCCGCGAAACGGCAGACTGCAAAAAGGGGATTAGGACATTTTTAGACAAGAAAAAAATCGATTGGTAA
- a CDS encoding L-threonylcarbamoyladenylate synthase, whose protein sequence is MTTIGKDIDKAKQLLEQGELVGIPTETVYGLAGNALNAAAVSKIFETKNRPSFDPLIVHTGSIEQISEYTTTMPSELEALAKAFWPGPLTLLLPKKNIVPDLVTSGLDQVAVRVPSHPLTRELLLSLDFPLAAPSANPFGYISPTCASHVVDQLEGKIDYVLDGGNCQVGLESTIVGVEEGQITIYRLGGIEVADIKKAVGNVLILPQSSSNPKSPGMLKSHYAPRIPFIVGDLEQLVPHYLEKNERFGVLSFTKTFEGVPAEHQRVLSAAGDFKEAAQQLFAAMRYLDKQDVSVILSGEMPERGLGKAVNDRLRRAAAR, encoded by the coding sequence ATGACTACAATCGGAAAGGATATTGACAAAGCCAAGCAGCTATTGGAGCAGGGGGAGTTGGTAGGTATTCCTACGGAGACCGTGTATGGTCTGGCGGGAAATGCCCTGAATGCTGCAGCGGTAAGTAAAATATTCGAAACCAAAAACCGACCGAGCTTTGATCCGCTGATTGTTCATACCGGTAGCATTGAGCAGATCAGTGAATATACGACCACAATGCCTTCAGAGCTTGAAGCATTGGCCAAGGCGTTTTGGCCTGGGCCGTTGACATTGCTTCTTCCGAAAAAAAACATAGTACCGGACTTGGTAACGAGTGGATTGGACCAAGTGGCCGTAAGGGTTCCCAGTCATCCGTTGACCCGGGAGTTGCTGTTGTCGTTGGATTTTCCACTGGCAGCACCAAGTGCCAATCCTTTTGGCTATATTAGCCCTACCTGTGCCAGCCACGTAGTAGATCAATTGGAAGGAAAAATCGATTATGTGTTGGATGGCGGTAATTGTCAGGTAGGCTTGGAAAGCACGATAGTGGGTGTGGAAGAAGGGCAGATTACGATCTACCGTTTGGGAGGAATCGAGGTGGCTGATATTAAAAAAGCAGTGGGAAATGTGCTGATTTTGCCACAGTCCAGCAGTAATCCAAAATCTCCCGGAATGCTCAAGAGCCACTATGCGCCCCGCATTCCCTTTATTGTAGGGGACTTGGAGCAGCTGGTGCCACATTATTTGGAAAAAAATGAGCGGTTTGGTGTACTGAGCTTTACCAAAACGTTTGAGGGGGTTCCTGCTGAGCATCAGCGGGTGTTGAGTGCAGCAGGTGATTTCAAGGAAGCAGCACAACAGTTGTTTGCCGCAATGCGTTATTTGGATAAGCAGGATGTAAGTGTGATCTTGTCCGGAGAAATGCCCGAAAGAGGACTTGGAAAAGCGGTCAATGACCGGCTGAGAAGGGCCGCGGCGCGATAG
- a CDS encoding tetratricopeptide repeat protein, whose amino-acid sequence MALLLWGCSPSEQELYDAGIKEMRLEKFKEAITYFDRVIEKNPNHTEAHNAKGVAFFEQGKWDEAIANFKVAMEKDSTSYKPYLNLGNAYLEKKAFKDAVINYNMASSLDPNQTDIYYNRGLALLGMEQYEDAILDFDNALQVDPNQALAHFNRAKALVGNNNPLEAINALKRSVAIDDTNGAAFYLLGVTEMSALNKKEEGCMHLKTALGLGYEDAREWIDEFCGTESES is encoded by the coding sequence ATGGCGTTATTGCTATGGGGATGCTCACCCTCCGAGCAGGAATTATACGATGCCGGCATAAAGGAAATGCGATTAGAAAAATTTAAGGAAGCGATCACCTATTTTGATCGGGTGATCGAAAAAAATCCCAACCATACAGAAGCCCATAATGCCAAAGGAGTAGCATTTTTTGAACAGGGAAAATGGGACGAGGCCATTGCAAACTTCAAAGTGGCCATGGAGAAAGATTCTACTTCTTACAAGCCTTATTTAAATCTCGGAAACGCTTATCTGGAGAAAAAGGCGTTTAAGGATGCTGTGATCAATTACAATATGGCCAGTTCCCTGGATCCTAATCAAACCGATATTTATTATAATCGAGGGTTGGCGCTGTTGGGGATGGAGCAGTACGAAGATGCCATCTTGGATTTTGACAATGCCCTTCAGGTGGATCCAAACCAAGCTTTGGCGCATTTTAACCGGGCAAAAGCCCTGGTGGGCAATAACAATCCACTCGAAGCCATCAATGCATTGAAGCGATCCGTGGCAATTGATGATACGAATGGGGCGGCTTTTTACCTTTTGGGCGTTACCGAGATGAGTGCATTGAATAAAAAAGAGGAAGGCTGTATGCATCTCAAAACGGCACTTGGACTGGGCTATGAGGATGCCAGAGAGTGGATTGATGAATTTTGTGGTACCGAATCGGAATCTTAA
- a CDS encoding NUDIX hydrolase → MNREELKKALKSYRTPFEEEQLFVQQFIKLTEDPLAFLRDRKEGHFTASAWIVNKTRTHALLTHHRKLNRWLQLGGHADGNENLLEVAMNEAREESGLISLKLVDRGIFDIDKHIIPANDRDPQHFHYDVRFLIEAAMDEPLTISEESKDLAWVKYETIPDVVKANDSILRMLEKTSKSEVMC, encoded by the coding sequence ATGAATCGAGAAGAACTTAAAAAAGCACTGAAAAGTTACCGGACACCGTTTGAAGAAGAGCAGCTATTTGTGCAGCAATTTATCAAACTGACAGAAGATCCGCTGGCATTTCTGAGGGACAGGAAGGAAGGGCATTTTACCGCATCAGCTTGGATCGTAAACAAGACCAGGACGCATGCATTGCTTACCCATCACCGGAAGCTAAACCGCTGGCTCCAGCTGGGTGGCCATGCAGATGGAAATGAGAACCTACTAGAGGTGGCAATGAATGAAGCCCGGGAGGAAAGTGGACTGATATCGCTCAAACTTGTGGACAGGGGGATTTTTGATATCGACAAACATATCATTCCTGCCAATGACCGTGACCCGCAGCATTTTCATTACGATGTGCGTTTCCTGATCGAAGCGGCCATGGACGAGCCACTGACCATCAGTGAGGAGAGTAAGGATTTGGCTTGGGTGAAATACGAGACGATCCCGGATGTGGTCAAGGCAAACGACTCGATCTTGAGAATGTTGGAAAAGACCAGCAAGTCAGAGGTCATGTGCTAA
- a CDS encoding RecQ family ATP-dependent DNA helicase, with amino-acid sequence MKTKALSVLKKVFGFDDFRPMQLDIVLSVAAGRDTLALLPTGGGKSICFQVPALMQEGICVVVSPLIALMKDQVDNLRNRGVLATAIYSGMRKREIDTTLDNCIYGNYKFLYVSPERLKSDLFIERFKRMNVNMVAVDEAHCISQWGYDFRPPYLEIAALREYHPKVPFIALTASATVQVKTDIMEKLALKDPAVFIKSFARKNLSYAVRKAENKLEKAMEILQKVSGSAIVYVRSRKATKELAQALYRLGISSTFYHAGLDKVLREQRQMDWKNNKVRVMVATNAFGMGIDKPDVRVVIHVDLPENLENYYQEAGRAGRDEWKAFAVLIYHDKDIDVLVDRAEQSYPPIDFIKRVYQSLANYYRIAVGSSLMVSYDFDIIAFTNTYNLDLLMTYNALKILKEEALVELSEGYYSPSTFHFLIGQSRLYEYQIAHAALDPMIKVLLRMYGGELFSEYLKIREDKLANVLNIAESEVVKLLERMDNLDIAAYNKKKDQPQVTFLTHRHDAGRLPLNTKRIAERRDTSVEKAKAMVAYVTNAQICRTQQLLAYFGEETDEQCGVCDVCLEKKKASNAPSYQEEVRAKLLQTLAGGDAFTFQDLLAKAELSSTDAYAVRLLRTMEDEGEIVSLADGRIKISD; translated from the coding sequence TTGAAGACAAAGGCGCTTTCAGTGTTGAAAAAGGTGTTTGGGTTCGATGATTTTAGGCCCATGCAGTTGGATATTGTCCTTTCTGTAGCTGCCGGAAGGGACACCTTGGCGCTATTGCCTACTGGTGGGGGCAAGTCCATTTGCTTTCAGGTGCCGGCATTGATGCAAGAGGGGATTTGTGTGGTGGTCAGCCCGTTGATCGCCTTGATGAAAGACCAAGTGGACAATTTGCGGAATCGGGGAGTGCTGGCTACGGCCATTTATTCTGGTATGCGCAAGCGGGAGATTGACACCACCTTGGACAATTGCATCTATGGGAATTATAAGTTTCTCTATGTCTCGCCTGAGCGGCTGAAGTCAGACCTGTTCATTGAGCGTTTTAAGCGCATGAATGTAAATATGGTGGCCGTTGATGAGGCACACTGTATTTCCCAATGGGGATATGATTTCAGGCCTCCCTATTTGGAAATCGCTGCCCTGCGGGAATATCATCCCAAGGTGCCTTTTATTGCCCTTACCGCGTCGGCCACCGTGCAGGTCAAGACAGATATCATGGAGAAGTTAGCGCTAAAGGATCCCGCCGTATTTATAAAGTCCTTTGCCCGCAAAAACCTGTCATATGCTGTTAGGAAAGCAGAGAACAAGCTGGAAAAGGCCATGGAGATCCTTCAGAAAGTAAGCGGTTCGGCGATCGTTTATGTGCGCAGCAGAAAGGCTACCAAAGAATTGGCACAAGCACTTTATCGCTTGGGGATATCATCGACTTTTTACCATGCTGGTTTGGATAAAGTACTGCGCGAACAGCGACAGATGGATTGGAAAAACAATAAAGTCAGGGTGATGGTGGCGACCAATGCTTTTGGTATGGGAATCGATAAGCCCGATGTTAGGGTCGTGATCCATGTGGACTTGCCAGAAAATCTGGAAAACTATTATCAGGAAGCCGGAAGGGCAGGTCGTGACGAATGGAAGGCCTTTGCGGTATTGATCTACCATGATAAGGATATTGATGTGCTGGTGGACCGTGCGGAGCAATCCTATCCGCCCATTGATTTTATCAAGCGGGTATATCAAAGCCTCGCCAATTATTACCGCATTGCTGTGGGCAGTAGCCTGATGGTAAGCTATGACTTTGATATTATCGCATTTACCAATACCTATAATTTGGACCTGCTGATGACGTACAATGCACTGAAAATCCTTAAAGAAGAGGCATTGGTAGAGTTGAGTGAGGGGTATTATAGTCCGAGTACGTTTCATTTTCTCATTGGTCAGAGCAGGCTATATGAATACCAAATTGCTCATGCCGCTTTGGATCCAATGATTAAAGTCCTGCTGAGGATGTACGGAGGAGAGCTTTTTTCCGAGTACCTAAAGATCCGAGAAGATAAGCTGGCCAATGTACTCAATATTGCTGAAAGTGAAGTCGTGAAGCTGCTTGAGCGGATGGATAACTTGGACATTGCGGCTTATAACAAGAAAAAAGACCAACCGCAAGTGACTTTTTTGACCCATCGACATGATGCGGGACGCCTTCCATTGAATACCAAACGAATCGCTGAGCGAAGGGATACCAGTGTGGAAAAGGCAAAGGCCATGGTCGCTTACGTAACCAATGCCCAAATCTGCCGTACCCAACAGCTGCTTGCCTATTTTGGAGAAGAGACCGATGAACAGTGTGGTGTGTGCGATGTTTGTCTGGAAAAAAAGAAGGCCTCCAATGCACCAAGCTACCAAGAAGAAGTGCGAGCGAAGCTTCTGCAAACTTTAGCGGGTGGAGATGCGTTTACCTTTCAGGACCTACTGGCCAAGGCGGAATTATCCAGCACTGATGCGTACGCCGTCAGGCTTTTGAGGACAATGGAAGACGAAGGCGAAATCGTGAGCTTGGCAGATGGCAGGATAAAAATTAGCGACTGA